A DNA window from Pseudomonas sp. B21-056 contains the following coding sequences:
- a CDS encoding 3-oxoacyl-ACP reductase family protein, translated as MSTQTLKGKVALVQGGSRGIGAAIVKRLAAEGAAVAFTYVSSAAKAEALQNSITATGGKALAIKADSADADAIRNAVEATAEAFGGLDILVNNAGVLAMAPLDEFKLEDFDQTLAVNVRSVFIATQAAARHMTEGGRVINIGSTNADRMPFAGGAPYAMSKAALVGLTKGLARDLGPRGITVNNVQPGPVDTDMNPADSDFASSLMSLMAIGRYGKVDEIASFVSYLAGPEAAYITGASLSIDGGFGA; from the coding sequence ATGAGTACTCAAACACTGAAGGGTAAGGTCGCCTTGGTCCAGGGCGGTTCCCGCGGCATCGGCGCCGCCATCGTCAAGCGCCTGGCCGCAGAGGGCGCCGCCGTGGCCTTCACCTATGTCAGCTCAGCCGCCAAGGCTGAAGCACTGCAGAACAGCATCACCGCAACCGGCGGCAAAGCCCTGGCGATCAAAGCCGACAGCGCCGACGCCGATGCCATCCGCAACGCTGTCGAAGCGACCGCCGAGGCTTTCGGCGGGCTGGACATTCTGGTCAACAACGCCGGCGTCCTGGCAATGGCACCGCTGGACGAGTTCAAGCTCGAAGACTTCGACCAGACCCTGGCCGTCAACGTGCGCAGTGTATTCATCGCTACGCAAGCCGCCGCACGCCACATGACCGAAGGCGGTCGGGTGATCAATATCGGCAGCACCAACGCCGACCGCATGCCCTTTGCCGGCGGCGCCCCTTACGCCATGAGCAAAGCCGCACTGGTGGGCCTGACCAAAGGCCTGGCCCGTGACCTTGGCCCCCGGGGCATCACGGTCAACAACGTGCAGCCGGGCCCGGTCGACACCGACATGAACCCGGCCGACAGCGACTTCGCGTCCAGCCTGATGTCGCTGATGGCCATCGGGCGCTACGGCAAGGTCGACGAAATCGCCAGCTTCGTCAGCTACCTGGCAGGCCCGGAAGCGGCCTATATCACCGGGGCCAGCCTGAGCATCGACGGTGGTTTCGGCGCCTGA
- a CDS encoding glycine zipper domain-containing protein, with amino-acid sequence MRLTLSTLVLGLVVAQGAMAAGDGTAAIGGGLGGVLGNVVGQQMGGSTGAAIGAGVGGAAGSAVGARKGSRTEAAIGGGLGSAGGSIVGNRLGGSTGSTIGAGIGGAAGGALGSNLSNDNDRHSGKKYKHKRKHR; translated from the coding sequence ATGCGTTTGACTTTGTCCACCCTGGTGCTTGGGCTTGTGGTTGCTCAAGGTGCGATGGCGGCTGGTGATGGTACTGCTGCAATCGGCGGTGGCCTTGGCGGTGTATTGGGTAATGTGGTTGGCCAGCAGATGGGCGGCAGCACAGGCGCAGCGATTGGCGCCGGTGTCGGCGGCGCGGCGGGCAGTGCGGTGGGGGCTCGCAAGGGCAGCCGCACGGAAGCAGCCATTGGCGGCGGCCTGGGGTCGGCCGGTGGTTCGATTGTCGGTAACCGCCTGGGCGGCTCCACCGGGTCGACCATTGGTGCAGGCATTGGCGGTGCGGCAGGTGGTGCGCTGGGCAGCAACCTGTCCAACGACAACGACCGTCATTCCGGCAAGAAGTACAAGCATAAAAGAAAGCATCGCTGA
- a CDS encoding response regulator, which translates to MTDWLQSYGEMAERVRRHDWASTPLGLPTQWPDVLKTTVALSFASHFPQAIVWGPDLIMLYNDAFVPILGNKPDALGRRFDEVWQEAWNEIGPIVQAAFDGQATYIENFPLVIERGDGPEQAYFTFCYSPIRDQFGKVVGMLDTVTETTSTVFMNQRLAVLDAIGTAVANVTDPQDIMAATTRILAAHLNLSNCAYADMDEDEDGFTIRGDWARAGSPSIVGHYRLADFGRLAVTNLRAGKALVVGNNLAELAPQEAAAFQSLGIAATICVPLIKGGRLTALMAIHDKTPRCWSSYDLALLKEVTERSWAHIERARADAAVREGLAALAELNATLEERVEERSTRLKQTEAALRQSQKLEAIGQLTGGVAHDFNNLLTIIRSSVDFLRMPDLSNERRQRYMTAVSETVDRAAKLTSQLLAFARRQPLKPEVIDVGKQVQNLGDMLETITGARMQVKVEVCDRPCYIRADLSQFETALINMALNARDAMSGQGTLWLRLKCGEGMPPIRGHAGSGQPFVAVALADTGTGIASEDLEHIFEPFFTTKEVGKGTGLGLSQVFGFAKQSGGNVDVSTVVDEGTVFTLFLPEVEAEKLHDPAREETMHLILEKGRRRVLIVEDNLEVGRFANQILQDLGYETAWATNAEEALEMVGPDAAAFDAIFSDVVMPGISGIALARELRRRRKDLPVILTSGYSEELAYSGHEGFEFLSKPYSADQVSRVLSRTMRATD; encoded by the coding sequence CGTTTGTGCCCATCCTCGGCAATAAACCCGATGCGCTGGGCCGGCGGTTCGATGAGGTCTGGCAGGAGGCCTGGAACGAGATCGGCCCGATCGTGCAGGCGGCCTTCGACGGGCAGGCGACCTATATCGAGAACTTCCCCCTCGTCATCGAACGTGGCGACGGTCCCGAGCAAGCCTATTTCACATTCTGCTACAGCCCCATCCGTGACCAGTTCGGCAAGGTCGTGGGCATGCTGGATACTGTCACCGAAACCACCTCGACGGTGTTCATGAACCAGCGCCTGGCTGTGCTGGATGCCATCGGTACTGCCGTGGCGAACGTCACTGATCCGCAGGACATCATGGCGGCCACCACGCGCATCCTGGCGGCGCACCTGAACCTGTCCAATTGCGCTTATGCCGACATGGATGAGGACGAAGACGGCTTCACGATTCGCGGCGACTGGGCCAGGGCGGGCTCGCCCAGTATTGTCGGGCATTATCGGCTGGCGGATTTCGGTCGGTTGGCGGTCACTAACCTTCGAGCCGGCAAGGCCTTGGTGGTGGGCAATAACCTGGCGGAACTGGCGCCGCAGGAAGCGGCGGCGTTCCAGTCCCTCGGCATCGCCGCGACCATTTGCGTCCCGTTGATCAAGGGTGGGCGGTTGACGGCGCTGATGGCGATCCATGACAAGACGCCCCGGTGCTGGTCTTCATACGATCTGGCACTGCTCAAGGAAGTCACCGAGCGATCCTGGGCCCATATCGAGCGCGCCCGTGCGGACGCTGCCGTGCGTGAAGGCCTGGCGGCCCTGGCCGAGTTGAATGCAACGCTTGAGGAGCGGGTCGAGGAACGCAGTACGCGCCTGAAGCAGACTGAAGCTGCGTTGCGCCAGTCGCAAAAGCTCGAGGCCATCGGCCAGCTCACCGGCGGCGTGGCCCATGATTTCAACAACCTGTTGACGATCATCCGTTCTTCCGTCGATTTCCTGCGCATGCCCGACCTGTCCAATGAGCGCCGTCAGCGCTACATGACGGCGGTTTCCGAAACGGTGGACCGTGCCGCCAAGCTGACCAGTCAGCTATTGGCTTTTGCCCGACGCCAGCCGTTGAAACCGGAAGTCATCGATGTCGGCAAGCAGGTGCAGAACCTGGGAGACATGCTGGAAACCATCACAGGGGCGCGGATGCAGGTCAAGGTCGAGGTGTGCGACCGACCGTGTTACATCCGCGCGGACCTGAGCCAGTTTGAAACGGCCCTGATCAATATGGCCTTGAATGCCCGGGATGCCATGAGTGGCCAGGGCACGTTGTGGCTTCGACTCAAATGCGGTGAAGGCATGCCGCCGATCCGTGGTCATGCGGGGTCCGGCCAGCCCTTTGTCGCGGTAGCCCTGGCGGACACCGGTACTGGCATTGCCTCAGAAGACCTCGAACACATTTTCGAACCCTTCTTCACCACCAAGGAGGTGGGCAAGGGCACGGGGTTGGGGTTGTCCCAGGTGTTCGGCTTTGCCAAGCAGTCCGGTGGCAATGTCGACGTTTCGACCGTGGTTGACGAGGGCACCGTGTTTACGCTGTTCCTTCCGGAAGTCGAAGCCGAAAAACTGCATGACCCCGCCCGGGAAGAAACCATGCACCTGATCCTGGAAAAGGGCAGGCGCCGGGTGTTGATCGTGGAGGACAACCTGGAGGTAGGGCGTTTTGCCAATCAGATCCTGCAAGACCTGGGCTACGAAACCGCCTGGGCAACCAACGCCGAGGAGGCGCTGGAGATGGTCGGCCCGGACGCTGCTGCATTCGATGCGATATTTTCCGATGTGGTCATGCCCGGCATCAGCGGCATTGCCCTGGCCCGGGAGCTGCGTCGGCGCCGCAAGGATCTGCCGGTGATCCTCACGTCGGGCTACAGCGAGGAACTGGCCTATAGTGGTCATGAGGGGTTTGAGTTCTTGTCCAAACCCTATTCCGCCGACCAGGTTTCCCGGGTTTTGAGCCGGACAATGCGCGCTACCGATTGA
- a CDS encoding HAD-IA family hydrolase yields the protein MNAPLKEFGPIKAVIFDMDGLLLDTEGIYTEVTSIIAERYGRTFDWSVKQNIIGRGAGDLARYVVQALELPITPEEFLVIREPLMRERFPHALAMPGAEELVRHLKASGVPIAVGTSSSRHTFALKTTLHRDWFALFDFIVTADDPEVGAAKPAPDIFLVAARRLGVDPRDCLVFEDSPFGVTAAKAAGMTAIAIPDPAMADEKYAHADGIIRSLKMFQPGLCGLPELERA from the coding sequence ATGAATGCACCGTTGAAAGAGTTTGGCCCGATCAAAGCCGTGATTTTCGACATGGATGGGCTGTTGCTGGACACCGAGGGCATCTACACCGAGGTCACGTCCATCATCGCTGAGCGCTACGGGCGCACGTTCGACTGGAGCGTCAAGCAGAACATCATCGGCCGCGGCGCCGGGGATCTGGCCCGCTATGTGGTCCAGGCCCTGGAGTTACCGATCACCCCGGAGGAATTCCTGGTGATCCGCGAGCCGTTGATGCGCGAGCGTTTTCCCCATGCCCTGGCAATGCCGGGCGCCGAGGAACTGGTGCGGCACCTCAAGGCCAGTGGCGTGCCTATTGCGGTGGGCACCAGCTCGTCGCGGCATACCTTCGCCTTGAAAACCACCCTGCACCGGGATTGGTTTGCGCTGTTCGACTTCATCGTCACCGCGGACGATCCGGAAGTGGGCGCGGCAAAGCCGGCGCCGGATATCTTCCTCGTCGCGGCCCGTCGCCTGGGCGTCGATCCTCGTGATTGCCTAGTGTTCGAGGATTCTCCGTTTGGCGTCACCGCAGCGAAAGCGGCGGGCATGACCGCCATCGCCATCCCGGATCCGGCCATGGCCGACGAAAAATATGCCCACGCCGACGGGATCATCCGTTCGCTGAAAATGTTCCAGCCAGGGCTCTGTGGTCTGCCGGAGCTGGAGCGGGCCTGA